Proteins encoded by one window of Juglans regia cultivar Chandler chromosome 15, Walnut 2.0, whole genome shotgun sequence:
- the LOC109000621 gene encoding putative receptor-like protein kinase At4g00960, translating into MLLRGIAVAFVSTDDGINEWKRRGFLPSKLVLGLPYHGYAWTLLSPQKNPMGAASTGPAVTKDGAVSYKWFKWFIRNNAQEAVCGYNATSVVNYCTFGLTWINYDDVEAIRAKVSYVKQKGLLGYNVFQVGHDDNWVLSRAAAEELDDENQNQKGRLLVIVLVSSSATIVLLLGSVWVMCYLRKRKVKSTGTGTALKARKGQEAKVNGIATSGNLNTNVPNLVVYSYAHIEMATNKFSFENKLGEGGYGPVYKGILANKQEITVKKLSKASTQGFEEFKNEVTLTAKLQHVNLVRVLGFCIERDEQMLIYEYMPNKSLDFYLFDSVRRFLLDWKKRVHIIEGITQGLLYLQEYSRLTIIHRDLKASNILLDNEMKPKISDFGMAKIFSKDEHEANTGRIVGTYGYVSPEYVKKCLYSTKSDVYSFGVLILQIISGKKNACFYGLNENLILLEYAYDLWKSGKGMEFMDPSLDDTISSCKLIRCLQIGLLCVQENAADRPSILEVFSMLKSESAALTIPKIPAFSTKRKEDEGTKSQFQLQNCSINDTTLSQMVAR; encoded by the exons ATGCTTCTGCGTGGCATTGCGGTAGCATTCGTATCAACGGATGATGGCATAAATGAGTGGAAGAGAAGAGGTTTTTTGCCGAGCAAGTTGGTCTTGGGGTTGCCTTACCATGGCTATGCGTGGACACTTTTGAGCCCCCAAAAGAATCCAATGGGTGCAGCCTCTACGGGTCCGGCGGTCACAAAGGACGGTGCCGTGAGCTATAAGTGGTTCAAATGGTTCATTAGAAACAATGCTCAGGAAGCAGTTTGCGGGTATAATGCTACTTCAGTGGTGAATTACTGCACGTTCGGGTTAACTTGGATTAATTACGACGATGTGGAGGCTATTAGAGCTAAAGTTTCGTATGTAAAGCAAAAGGGTCTGCTTGGTTACAACGTGTTTCAAGTCGGCCATGACGACAATTGGGTGCTTTCTAGAGCAGCAG CAGAAGAGCTTGATGATGAAAATCAGAACCAAAAGGGGAGATTGTTAGTGATTGTTTTGGTTTCGAGTAGTGCTACGATTGTTCTCCTCCTAGGCTCAGTGTGGGTGATGTGTtatttgaggaagagaaaggTCAAATCTACAG GTACAGGGACTGCATTGAAGGCAAGGAAAGGACAAGAAGCCAAAGTAAATGGTATAGCAACTTCTGGAAACTTAAACACCAATGTTCCGAATCTTGTAGTCTATAGTTATGCTCATATCGAGATGgctacaaataaattttcatttgaaaataagCTAGGAGAGGGTGGATATGGTCCTGTTTACAAG GGTATACTAGCAAACAAACAGGAAATAACAgtgaaaaaactttcaaaagcTTCAACACAGGGGTTTGAGGAGTTCAAGAATGAGGTCACACTAACAGCAAAACTGCAACATGTTAATCTTGTGAGAGTTTTGGGATTTTGCATCGAAAGGGATGAACAAATGCTGATCTACGAGTACATGCCAAACAAAAGCTTGGACTTCTACCTCTTTG ACAGTGTCAGGCGATTTCTTTTGGATTGGAAAAAGCGTGTTCATATAATCGAAGGGATTACTCAAGGACTTCTATATCTTCAAGAATACTCAAGATTGACTATAATTCATCGAGACCTGAAAGCTAGCAACATATTACTTGACAAtgaaatgaagcctaagatctCAGATTTTGGTATGGCAAAGATTTTTAGTAAAGATGAACATGAAGCAAACACCGGCCGAATTGTGGGAACATA TGGTTATGTTTCGCCggaatatgttaaaaaatgtttatactCTACTAAATCCGATGTTTATAGCTTTGGAGTTCTAATCCTACAAATCATAAGTGGGAAGAAGAATGCCTGCTTTTATGGTCTAAATGAAAATTTGATCCTCCTCGAATAT GCATATGACTTGTGGAAGTCGGGAAAAGGCATGGAGTTTATGGATCCATCTCTAGATGATACAATTTCATCGTGTAAACTAATCAGATGTCTTCAAATAGGTCTTTTATGCGTTCAGGAAAATGCAGCTGATAGGCCATCCATTTTGGAGGTTTTTTCAATGCTAAAAAGTGAGAGTGCTGCTCTTACAATCCCCAAAATTCCTGCTTtttctacaaaaagaaaagaagatgagGGAACTAAATCTCAATTTCAGTTACAAAATTGTTCTATCAATGATACAACACTCTCCCAAATGGTAGCCCGATAA
- the LOC109000995 gene encoding class V chitinase-like translates to MSSKLVALFLLILLYLALKCHCSTPQSRVKAGYYYMGIGNVISDLNSKLFTHLICAFTFVNSSTYHLSINSSTEQQFSTFAHIVKTKNPFVTTLLSIWVGREHLLNFFSMINQSSYRNSFVHSSIETARLYGFQGLDLAGLVPTGSSSDMANFGTLLDEWRVAVNSEAKNSSNPELLLVMAGNRLPALGSVIYPIDSMRRNLDWVHVTAYDNYLPGRDRVTYFHAALYGPSNLANTDSGINEWKRRGFLLSKLVLGLPYHGYAWTLTSPQKNPVGAVSTGPAFTKDGSMGYKYFKWYIRNYAQEAVSGYNATSVVNYCTVGLTWINYDDVEAIRAKVSYVKQKGLLGYNMFQVRNDDNWVLSRAAAQLRYWNMYKNDEKKQRKDSLHDPVKYPFLLQALDCQDCYRPDSSLTSLGFVSTNEQLTPL, encoded by the exons ATGTCGTCCAAACTGGTTGCCctcttcctcctcatcctcctaTATCTCGCTCTCAAATGCCACTGTTCAACCCCACAATCACGGGTCAAAGCCGGCTACTATTATATGGGTATCGGAAATGTCATTTCCGATTTAAATTCTAAGCTTTTCACGCACCTTATATGCGCTTTCACTTTCGTTAACTCCTCCACCTACCACCTCTCCATCAACTCCTCCACCGAACAACAATTCTCTACCTTCGCTCACATTGTAAAAACCAAGAACCCGTTCGTTACAACGCTTTTGTCGATATGGGTTGGCAGAGAGCATTTGTTAAACTTCTTCTCAATGATAAACCAGTCCTCTTATAGAAATTCTTTCGTTCATTCTTCCATAGAGACAGCTAGGCTCTATGGGTTTCAAGGTTTAGACCTTGCTGGGCTTGTGCCAACAGGAAGTAGCTCGGATATGGCCAACTTCGGTACCCTTTTGGACGAGTGGCGAGTTGCTGTAAATTCTGAGGCAAAAAATTCAAGCAATCCAGAGTTACTCCTGGTCATGGCCGGCAATCGTCTGCCAGCTTTGGGTTCAGTGATTTACCCAATTGATTCCATGAGGAGGAACTTGGATTGGGTACATGTAACAGCGTACGATAACTATTTGCCTGGTAGGGACAGAGTCACATACTTTCATGCAGCTTTGTATGGCCCCTCGAACTTGGCTAATACGGATAGTGGCATAAATGAGTGGAAGAGAAGAGGTTTTTTGCTGAGCAAGTTGGTCTTGGGCTTGCCTTACCATGGCTATGCGTGGACACTTACGAGTCCCCAAAAGAATCCGGTGGGTGCAGTCTCTACGGGTCCGGCGTTCACAAAGGATGGTTCCATGGGCTATAAGTACTTCAAATGGTACATTAGAAACTATGCTCAAGAAGCAGTTTCCGGGTATAATGCTACTTCAGTGGTTAATTACTGCACGGTTGGGTTAACTTGGATTAATTACGACGATGTGGAGGCTATTAGGGCTAAAGTTTCTTATGTAAAGCAAAAGGGTCTGCTTGGTTACAACATGTTTCAAGTCCGCAATGACGACAACTGGGTGCTTTCTAGAGCAGCAG CTCAGCTTCGTTATTGGAACATGTAcaaaaatgatgagaaaaagcaaagaaaagatTCCCTACATGATCCCGTAAAATACCCATTCCTCCTCCAGGCCCTGGATTGCCAAGACTGCTACCGTCCAGATTCAAGTTTAACCTCCTTGGGCTTTGTTTCAACCAACGAACAGCTTACACCTTTATAG